TAGTAAAAATTCAAATCACACAAGTTTTTGAAAGAGACTGACCTTGTTGAAATCCTAATTTAAAATTTTCACTACTCTGTCGATGTTGTAAACTGCTGTTTTGAGTCTTGTTTCTTTGTTTTGTTGTCTTGTTTTTTTGCTTTTGTTTGTTCCTGAGAATTTTCTTTTAATTACGCTGAATACGCTTTCTACGTTGTTTCTTCCTGAATATATTTTTTTATCGAAGGTTTTTATGCTTAGTCTTATGTACCATCCGTGTTTGAAGTTGGATTTGAGTGGTATTTGGTCTGATGCTTTTATTTCTTCGTTTATGCATTCTCTTATTTTGTTGTCATCGTAAGCTTTGTCTGCTATTATGTATTTGATATTATATTTTTTTAAGCTTCTTATTGATGCTATTTCGAATTTTGTATCGTGTTTTGGGCCTTTTAGTGCTTGTGAGTAAAGGATTATTCTTGTATCTACTTCAATTGCAATATGGCATTTTGTGTAGCTTTTTCGTTTTTTGCCC
This Methanobrevibacter sp. V74 DNA region includes the following protein-coding sequences:
- a CDS encoding transposase — translated: MDFISFSDALRKYLKIKKAPDYSTIQKFFKRMPTNMFERITEQIIQHLEIKPTTLALDGTGFTNDYTDKYYAQIRGKKRKSYTKCHIAIEVDTRIILYSQALKGPKHDTKFEIASIRSLKKYNIKYIIADKAYDDNKIRECINEEIKASDQIPLKSNFKHGWYIRLSIKTFDKKIYSGRNNVESVFSVIKRKFSGTNKSKKTRQQNKETRLKTAVYNIDRVVKILN